In the Halorubrum ruber genome, CGCACGTCGAAGCTGGCGGAGAGGAACTCCACGAGCGCCTCGGCGGTGTCGCGCGACTCGGTGAAGAGGATGGCGCGCTCGCCGCCGTCGATGCCGAGGGTTTCGGCCAAGAGGATCCGGGCCTTCGAGAACTTCGGGTGGAGCCCGTCGAACGACTCCGCCTTCCGCATCGCTTCTCTCACTTTGGGGTCCGCGACCATGCGCTGGCTCGCCTTCGACGCGCCCGACGAGCGGGCGGCCTCGCGCTGGCGCTCGAAGTAGCGCCGGACGGACTCGACCGACTGGGTCTCGACCAGCTCCGTCGCGCGCCGGAGCTTCATCACCTCGGCGTGGGTGGACATCCCCTTGTACCCGTCCGACTGGTCGTTGTCCATCATCTGTTTCAGCTTCCCCCGCATCTTGTTGAGGTCCTTCTGCGAGAGGTCGGGGTTCGTCGTGTTCGTCACGCCGAGCTGTTTCAGCTTCTCCAGCCGGTCGGTGATCACCTCGTTGAGCGCGTCGCGGATGTCGAGGACCTCGTCCGGGAGGGTGACCTGCTCCCACTGGACGTCGGTGTCGTGGGTGTACTCGCCGACGTCGGCGTCCTCCTCGGTCATCACCTCGACGTTGACGAGGCCGAGGTTCTCACAGACCGTCTCGATCTCCTCGGTGTCGCCGCCGGGCGAGGCGGACATCCCGGTGACGAGCGGGTCGGCCGCGTCGGCGTGGTAGCGCTCCGCGATGTAGACGTACGCGTAGTCGCCGGTCGCGCGGTGGCACTCGTCGAAGGTGAGGTGGGTCACGTCCCGCAGCGAGATCCGGTTGCCGACCAGGTCGTTCTCGACGACCTGCGGGGTCGCGATCACGATCCGGGCGTCGTCCCAGAGCGCGGCGCGGTCGTCCGGCTTCACGTCGCCCGTGAACACGACGATCTCGTCGTCCGGAATCGAGAGCGCCTCGCGGTAGAAGTCCGCGTGCTGCTGGACGAGGGGTTTGGTGGGGGCCAAAAAGAGCGCCTTCCCGCCCGCCTCGTGGAGGCGCTCTGCGGTGACGAGCAGGCTGACCGTGGTCTTGCCGAGGCCGGTCGGGAGACAGACGAGGGTGTGTTCGTCGGCGGCGGCGTCCGCCAACTGGAGCTGGTAGCGGCGTCGCTGGAGGAAGTCGTCGACGAGCAGGGGTCTGTCGATCCCGGCGGCCTCGGTCGCCATCGGCGGCTCTTGGCCGGCACCGGCCTAAAGCCTTCGCGAAGCGCGGTGAAAGTTATCCGTCGCCGGAACGCTCCTCTCGGAGCTCCTCCGGCACGTCCTCGTCGACCAGCTGTGCCCACTCCGCGAGCCGGTCGCCGGATCTGGTCTGCGTACTCATCACGCGACGGATCTCCGTGGTACGTCTTAACAGTTACCCCGATTCTGCATGATTTAGCACGGGTCCGGGCAGCTCTGCCTCTCCCGACCGACCGTGACGCGCGTCGTTTCCGCTCGGCCGGGACGCGCCGTCCCCGCTCGGCCGGGACGCGCCGTCTCCGCTCGGGCCGACTCGCACGCCTTTTACCGCTCACGCGCCTCCGGCCGGCATGAGCAACCTCGACGAGTTCCTCGCGGGCGAGCGGCTCGACGACGTGGTCTTCTACCTGAGCGACGCGTACCTCGACGACGACTCCCGGCTGCGCGAGGTCGGAGAGGAGACGGATGGCGGCGTGCGCCTGATCCTCGACGGCGAGACCGGGCGCTCAGCGTTCCAGGCCGGCACGGGGATGGGCGCGATGGAGTTCGCGAAGACGGCGATGGACGCCGAGGGCGAGGTCGCGCGCTCGCTCGACGGCGGGGCGTGTCCGTTCGCCGAGGAGGAGCCCGACGACCACGAAGTCCAGTTCGTCTTCGCGTTCGCGGAGGCGCAAAACGAGGAGGTCGGCGGCCTCTACGCCGAGGGCGACGTGGTCCACGCGTACGCCCACTGCACCTGCGGCGAGAGCTACTCGCACAAGTGGGTGATCGGCGACCGCGACGGCGAGTAGATCGCGGCCGCGGGCGACCTTACTCCTCGGCCGCGGGCGACCTTACTCCTCAGGAGCGTCGTCTTCCGGCACGGCGCCGTCGACGAGCGACTGGTCGCCGTACTGCTCGCGGAGGTCCTTCTTCGAGAACTTCCCGGTGGCGGTCTTCGGTACCTCGTCGATGAACTCCACCGCGTCCGGCACCCACCACTTGGGGTACTCCTCGCGGAGGCCGGTCTCGATCCGCTCGACGATCTCCTCGCGGTCGACGCCGTCGGCCACGACGACGAACGCCACGGGGCGCTCCTGCCAGCGCTCGTGGGGCACGCCGACGACGGCCGCCTCGCTGACGCCGTCGTAGGCCATGATCGCGTTCTCCAACTCGACGCTGGAGATCCACTCGCCGCCCGACTTGATCACGTCCTTCGTGCGGTCGACGAGCTGCATGTAGCCGTCCTCGTCGACGGTGACCACGTCGCCGGTCTTCAGCCAGCCGTCGACGAACTCCTCCTCGCTCGCCTCCGGGCGGGCGAAGTACTCCTTCGTCACCCACGGGCCGCGGATCCGGAGCTCGCCGAAGTCCTCGCCGTTCCACGGCACCTCCTCGCCGTCCTCGTCGATGACCTCGAACTCGAGGC is a window encoding:
- a CDS encoding DUF5807 family protein, which produces MSNLDEFLAGERLDDVVFYLSDAYLDDDSRLREVGEETDGGVRLILDGETGRSAFQAGTGMGAMEFAKTAMDAEGEVARSLDGGACPFAEEEPDDHEVQFVFAFAEAQNEEVGGLYAEGDVVHAYAHCTCGESYSHKWVIGDRDGE